Proteins co-encoded in one Melitaea cinxia chromosome 13, ilMelCinx1.1, whole genome shotgun sequence genomic window:
- the LOC123658924 gene encoding uncharacterized protein LOC123658924: protein METLIRLQKDIASAISRSRVNFKKSPKERLTFTYVEARLENLETQWLSFKDTHRKLVSQFDTENLDSSDYFEDDTYDLTEEAYLEYKSILKETLRGLQLNDKNNVGLQINESVGQNNLINVRLPKITIPTFSGNYIEWTSFRDLFVSLIHNNASLDNVQKLHYLKSHLSGEAEQLLRHIPITSSNYNLCWDQLENRYNNRRYIINCILKKFMSQRNIVSESSQSLRELLDNTNECMNALKNLNLNIDNWDVLIIYILCLKLDTESRRQWEAKVCNLTQELPTIDQFKLFLEQRFRSLEFSDNKNSKHCNKNVTAKSFHVTATACPYCKESHKLCFCKKFCKENIDSRRGFVQSRGLCFNCLGPNHSVISCHQSTRCRVCKKRHHSLLHPKTAPQQSEENNSGAKDVVSATSSQGESNVVTCFSSIQSQVLLATALVKVEMRSGATMTLRALLDQGSQASFITEAAVQLYGLKKIPHKSLISGLGSDHSGMLKSKYIVNLNIHSLHNSSFVLSIKAHVMSKLTSFLPDRKVIVNCVKGLSKEDLADPMFNVPNKIDLLLSAEVYAQILEDGLIKGPPGSPKKTRLGWILSGHIYSRRADDACNNLNVKIINMHTQLDDNELLRKFWELEAEPNNKIKILTKDEEECETIFRKTTRRDETGRYIVNLPFRNVHPRCKYGGSKEICERQFLNLEKRLSKNPDLKESYQHVLSEYLTLGHMEEVEPIDENDAVYLPHHAVVREDKSTTKVRVVFNASCKGSNGVSLNDELLVGPTLQPELRHLIMRVEALSTLEGDLWHFGCSVFSCKKYAAVS from the exons atggaaACTTTAATTAGATTGCAAAAAGATATCGCCTCAGCAATAAGTAGAAGTagggttaattttaaaaagtctcCAAAGGAGCGTCTAACATTTACATATGTAGAAGCTCGCCTTGAAAATTTAGAAACGCAATGGCTTTCATTTAAAGACACTCATAGAAAACTTGTAAGTCAATTTGATACAGAAAATTTAGATAGTTCAGATTATTTTGAAGATGATACATATGATTTGACGGAGGAAGCCTATTTAGAATACAAGTCGATATTAAAGGAAACGTTGAGGGGTTTgcaattaaatgataaaaataatgttggtTTACAAATTAACGAATCAGTaggtcaaaataatttaataaatgtacgATTACCTAAAATTACAATTCCTACTTTTTCTGGAAATTATATAGAATGGACTTCCTTCCGCGATTTATTCGTTTCTTTGATTCATAACAACGCTTCATTAGATAATGTTCAAAAGTTGCACTATTTAAAATCACATCTCTCTGGTGAAGCAGAACAACTACTACGTCACATACCTATTACTAGTTCAAATTACAATTTATGTTGGGATCAATTGGAAAATCGCTACAATAATAGAaggtatattattaattgtattctaaagaagtttatgAGTCAAAGAAATATTGTTTCAGAATCGTCTCAGTCGTTAAGAGAATTATTAGATAATACCAATGAGTGTATGAAtgctttgaaaaatttaaatttaaatatagacaATTGggatgttttaataatttacattttatgtcTTAAATTAGATACTGAATCTAGGAGGCAATGGGAAGCTAAAGTTTGTAATTTAACACAAGAATTGCCTACTATAGatcaatttaaattgtttttagaaCAAAGATTTAGATCTTTAGAATTTAgtgataataaaaattcaaagcaCTGTAATAAGAATGTCACTGCTAAATCATTTCATGTAACTGCTACTGCTTGTCCTTATTGTAAAGAAAGTCATAAgttatgtttttgtaaaaagttttgtaaagaaaatatagactCACGACGTGGGTTTGTTCAGTCCAGGGGTTTATGCTTCAACTGCTTGGGTCCGAATCATTCGGTTATATCATGTCATCAGTCTACTCGTTGCCGAGTGTGTAAAAAGCGCCATCATTCTCTCTTACATCCTAAAACTGCACCTCAACAGTCCGAGGAAAATAACTCGGGCGCTAAAGATGTCGTGTCTGCGACGTCATCACAAGGTGAGTCTAATGTTGTTACCTGCTTCTCAAGTATTCAAAGCCAAGTGTTACTGGCCACTGCCTTAGTGAAGGTCGAGATGAGATCTGGAGCAACAATGACGTTGAGAGCCTTACTTGATCAAGGTTCTCAGGCTTCGTTTATAACCGAAGCCGCTGTCCAACTTTACGGTTTAAAGAAAATACCACACAAGAGCCTTATTTCAGGATTAGGAAGTGATCATAGTGGGATGTTgaaatctaaatatattgttaatttaaatattcattcacTTCATAATTCCAGTTTTGTTCTCAGTATTAAGGCTCATGTTATGAGTAAACTTACATCTTTCTTACCCGACAGGAAAGTTATTGTAAATTGTGTTAAGGGTTTATCAAAGGAAGATTTAGCCGATCCCATGTTCAATGTACccaataaaattgatttattattgaGTGCCGAGGTATATGCCCAGATATTAGAAGACGGTTTAATCAAAGGTCCGCCTGGCTCTCCTAAAAAAACCAGACTAGGTTGGATCTTATCTGGTCATATTTATTCAAGACGTGCGGATGACGCTTGTAATAATCTCaacgttaaaattattaatatgcaTACTCAGTTAGATGATAATGAATTACTCCGAAAATTTTGGGAACTTGAAGCAGaacctaataataaaattaaaattttaacaaaagatGAAGAAGAATGTGAAACCATATTCCGAAAAACTACCAGAAGGGATGAGACAGGGCGCTATATTGTTAACTTACCTTTTAGAAATGTCCATCCAAGATGTAAATATGGTGGATCTAAAGAAATCTGTGAACGACAATTTTTAAACTTAGAAAAACGACTTTCAAAAAATCCCGACTTAAAGGAAAGTTACCAACACGTATTGAGTGAATATTTGACTTTAGGTCATATGGAAGAAGTGGAACCCATTGATGAAAATGACGCTGTTTATCTTCCACATCACGCTGTTGTTAGAGAAGACAAAAGCACTACGAAGGTCCGAGTAGTTTTTAATGCATCATGCAAGGGCAGCAATGGTGTATCTTTGAATGACGAACTATTAGTGGGTCCAACTTTACAACCCGAATTGAGACATTTAATCATGCG AGTTGAAGCATTATCGACTCTTGAGGGTGACCTTTGGCACTTCGGCTGCTCCGTATTTAGCTGTAAGAAGTATGCAGCAGTTAGCTGA
- the LOC123659122 gene encoding uncharacterized protein LOC123659122, whose translation MDDLLSGCDSVSEGIKIYNELTELLDRGGFKLQKWSSNSPTVLEKLQLKQDSIVENNIDFNSNEVFKILGLQWNRKTDEFEYRVNLPPSDQPITKRKIISDIARLFDPLGWLAPVIVKAKVFIQRTWLSGVDWDEELPSELLRDWIAYRAALVELTNFRLPRWIQLKHNNKTVQLHGFSDASSEAYAAVVYLRIEDSAGQIHVNLFASKSRVAPIKQISIPRLDLCGAVLLAKLLDEVATTLKIPKENLYAWSDSLVVLAWLSSHPSKWKTFVGNRVADILTILDSTQWSYVPSEENPADCASRGIQPDDCTKLELWKKGPSWLKEKILNYDRSKIKETNLEIKTSKVKSNTATYVEEDDILSRFSSLRRLIRVVAYCKRIFKLRNTKKFIATKYLIKEEINEALLNCIRLCQIKHFEEEIKYLKEKRQIKRNSRLTSLNPVLDGDGILRVGGRLQSADIDHDMMHPILIPNKSHFTNLILEKHPGLDNFTRVVSLRCKDKIIKRPVSKIIILPIAT comes from the exons ATGGATGACTTACTGAGTGGTTGTGATAGCGTTAGTGaaggtattaaaatttataatgaattgACAGAGTTACTTGACCGAGGAGGATTTAAATTGCAGAAGTGGTCCAGTAATAGCCCAACAGTATTAGAGAAGTTACAACTGAAGCAAGATAGTATTGTCGAAAATAACATTGATTTTAACAGTAATGAAGTATTCAAAATTTTAGGCCTACAATGGAATCGCAAGACTGATGAATTTGAGTACAGAGTTAACCTACCTCCATCAGATCAACCCATAACTAAAAGAAAGATCATCTCAGATATAGCTCGATTATTCGACCCTCTCGGGTGGTTGGCTCCTGTCATAGTTAAAGCTAAAGTATTTATACAGCGTACGTGGCTCTCAGGAGTCGACTGGGATGAGGAACTTCCATCAGAATTACTTAGGGACTGGATTGCATATCGTGCAGCGTTAGTTGAACTTACAAATTTTCGATTGCCACGTTGGATTCAATTAAAGCATAACAACAAAACTGTTCAATTACATGGATTCTCAGATGCCTCTAGTGAAGCGTACGCTGCTGTAGTGTATTTACGAATTGAAGACAGTGCCGGTCAAATACACGTTAATCTCTTTGCCTCAAAATCCCGGGTTGCACCAATAAAACAAATTTCCATTCCACGTCTTGACCTATGTGGGGCAGTGTTGCTTGCTAAGCTTCTAGACGAAGTAGCAACTACATTAAAAATTCCAAAGGAAAATCTATATGCTTGGTCGGATTCGCTAGTTGTATTGGCATGGTTAAGTAGTCATCCAAGCAAGTGGAAGACCTTTGTTGGAAATAGAGTAGCAGATATACTTACAATTTTAGATAGTACACAATGGTCTTACGTGCCATCCGAAGAAAATCCTGCTGATTGTGCGTCCAGAGGCATCCAGCCTGATGACTGTACTAAACTAGAACTCTGGAAAAAGGGACCGAGTtggttaaaagaaaaaatactcaatTATGATCGAAGTAAAATAAAGGAAACTAATTTAGAAATCAAAACATCAAAAGTTAAAAGTAATACTGCAACATACGTGGAAGAAGATGATATTCTCTCTAGATTTTCTtcattgagaaggttaataagaGTAGTAGCATattgtaaaagaatttttaagttaaggaatacaaaaaaatttatagcAACAAAATATCTAATCAAGGAAGAAATAAATGAAGCATTACTTAACTGTATTCGTTTGTGTCAAATTAAGCATTTtgaagaagaaataaaatacctgaaagaaaaaagacaaattaaaagaaatagtaGACTTACCTCATTAAATCCTGTTCTTGATGGCGATGGCATATTGAGAGTTGGCGGACGATTGCAAAGCGCTGATATCGACCATGATATGATGCACCCGATTCTTATACCTAATAAATCACATTTTACAAA TCTAATACTGGAGAAGCACCCTGGTCTGGACAATTTCACTCGTGTAGTAAGTCTACGatgtaaagataaaattataaagagacctgtttctaaaattattatattaccaaTTGCTacttaa